TTGATTCCGTTGCATACGGGCACGATGGCGCATATTGCCGGCAAATGGCGCGAAAAGGTTAAGCAAGCGCTGAATAATGTCGAACAACGCCGTTATTTTTGGGAGAAGTTGTTTGACGGCCGTTTTGGTATTTTTGCGGCTCAAAACAATATCAAAGCGGCAGAACGTGAATTGATCACGCAGTTAAACCGGGAAACGCCGTTTGGCGGTGAAGTGGTTTTGGTGGGCGCAGGGCCGGGCGATCCGGGCTTGCTGACCATACATGCTTTGCAGGCGATACAGGCTGCGGATACAGTGTTTTACGATGCTTTGGTGTCGGATGAGATTTTGGCGATGGTGCGTAAAGATGCGGTGAAAATCAGCGTGGGCAAACGTGCCGGTGCGCACCATGTCCAGCAGGAAGAAACCAACCGTCTATTGGTTGAACACGCTCAAAAAGGCGAGCGCGTAGTGAGGTTGAAAGGCGGCGATCCTTTTGTATTCGGGCGCGGCGGGGAGGAAGTGCAAACCCTGCATCAGGCCGGGGTCGCCTACCGCATTGTGCCGGGCATTACTGCCGCGCTTGGTGCCACTGCTTATGCCGGTATTCCGTTAACTCATCGCGATTGCGCCCAAAGTGCTTTATTTGTGACCGGCCACAGCAAACACGAGGGCAATCAGCCTGATTGGCAGACTTTGGCTTTAAGCCGCCAAACGTTGGTGATCTATATGGGGACGCTTAAAGCGACCGAGATTGCGGAAAAGCTGATGGCTTATGGCAGGCAGCCTTCTACACCTGTTGCTGTGATTTCCAATGGGACTTTACACAATCAAACCGTGCGAACAGGCCGTCTGAAAGATTTGGGCTTGCTGGCTGCCGAAGCAGAGCGTCCTGCTTTAATGGTAATTGGCGAAGTGGTTGCCCTGCGCGATGAGATGAAATGGTTTGGGGAATTTGTCGAATGCTATGAAGAAGCTGCGTAAAGAGGATTGATCAAACAAGGCCGTCTGAATATTGGTTTCAGACGGCCTTGCCTTATTTAAAAGCTTGGCAATATTGCTGATAACGTTCTGCCAGTCCATATAGGATGATTGCTGTCAGCCCCCAAATGTCGTAGTGTCGGAAAGGCAGGGCGGGGAGGGCGAGGGTTTGATTGTTGTGATGAAGTTGACGGAATGTGTAGTTTTGCAGGTTTAAGGCGAAGTCTAAAGGCAGATAAAAAATTTCAGCTACTTCGTCGGGATTGGCTTTAGGGTTGACGGGCTGGGTGCAAATTGCCGGAACAGGCGTAACACGATAGCCGGAAGGCGTGTCATAAAAGGGTAGCGGCGCAAAAGTCTGCCATGCGGCAATCGGAATGGCGGTTTCTTCATAAGCTTCTCTTAACGCCGTTGCCGTTAGGCTGTCGTCTTGGGTATCTTTGCGGCCGCCGGCAAAGGCGATTTGTCCGGTGTGCTGCCTTAAGGTCTCGGCCCTTTTGGTCAGTAAAATTTGCCACGCTCCTTCATGCAAGACAATGCCGACCAAAACGGCTGCTTCTTTGACTGTGTGGGCAGTAACTAATTGATTGCGCTCTGCTTGCATACGGCTGCTGAAGTGTGAAGCTTGAGTTAAGAAATGGATAAGGTGGTCGGTATTCATTTTTGGTGCTGATCGTTTTATGCAGATGAGGATTACACAAGGTTTACGGTTGCTGTGTCAACAAAATAGGGTGCATGTGTTACAGTTATGCCTGAATGATAAATAAAGCTTTGCGTCTGTTTTGCAAGTGCTTAAGGCCGTCTGAAGATGCCGGCAGGTTCTCAAAAAGGATAGTTATGTTGTTTTCCCCATCCCGTATTCGAGTAGCAGCTGCGGCTGTCATGATGTTGTTCGCTACACAAACTTTTGCTGCGCCCGGCGATTCAAATGCAGTTTTTGAATCGGCTAAGATTATCAAAAAGAAAAGCCGTGCCGACCGTTTTTCTCCCGAAGAGCGCGAGCAGGAGCGGATACGTCTGTTGGGTATACAAAACCGCACCTCGCAGGTTTTCACTTTGTTAAATTCAGAACTGGCCCTGCAAAAGGGCGATGCGGCTTCTGCGCTGTTTACTTATATTTTGACGTTGCATCGCACCAAATCTCCCGAAGTGGCCGAACGCGCTTTGGAGATGGCGGTCTCTTTAAACGCCTTTGAACAGGCTGAAGCCATTTACCAAAAATGGCGAGAAATCGAGCCGGAGCCAGGTGAAGCACAAAAGCGTATGACTTGGTTGCGCAATTTGCTGCTAGGCAAAGCCGATAAGAATTTAAGCGGATTGGATAAGGTAATTGCTGGCGGTAGTGAAGATGAGCAAAAGCGCGTGTTCCTGCTTTTGGCACAAACCGCTGCCCAACAGCCGAATCTGACCAGCGATGCGGTCAAACAGGTGCATAAAACGGCACTAAATTATAAAGACTTCCCTGAAGCGGCGATTGCGGATGCAATTTTTAGTGCAAAAGATGGTCAAAAGAAACACGCCATTGCGGCATTGCAGCGATTGGCTAAGTTAGACAATGAAATTTTGCCGCCGACTTTTGTCACGTTGCGGCTGATGGCGCAACGGCATCCTGATATTTTGGACGGCTTCTTCAAAGATACAGACACCAAAACCTTATCTCCGATTTGGCAGGAGTTGGACATCGCCAATTTGATCGCCCATGGCCAAAATAATAAGGCATTCAAGCGTTTGCAGACTTTGTTGGAAGAAAACCCAAACCCTGATTTGTATATTCAGGCCGCCTTATTGTCAGCCAGCAAGACGGAAAATATTTCTGCGGTAAACAGCTATCTGGAAAAGGCTTATAAAGCCGGTACGGAAGAGCAGCGCAGCCGTGCGGCGTTGATTGGTGCGGTTTCTTACAATGATGCAGAGGATTTTGCCAAAGCCAAACAATGGCTGGACAAGGTAACGGCAACGGCTTATACGTTTGATAAAACCATTTTGGCTGCTTCCATCGAAGCCAAACAGGGCAACCATAAAGAGGCTTGGGCTTTGGTGCAACGTGCACAAAAAATGCCCGAGCAAAGAGGACGTTATTTTGAAGCCGGTGATTTGCTGAATACGGCTTTGTTTGTATTGTCTAAAAATACCAATCTTCAAGAATCGTTGAACGCTTTGAACAGCTTGGTAAATTCCACCGAAAAATCCTTGAAAACCCAAGCTTCTCCAGAGTTGCTTGCCAATGTGCTGTATCAGCGTTCGATGGTGTATGAGAAGCTGAATCAGCCAGGCAAGGCGATTGCCGATTTGCGCCGTGTGGTAGAGCTGTATCCGGATAATCCGCACGGTTGGAATGCTTTGGGCTATACCTTGCTGTCCAACGGCAAGGATTTGGAAGAAGCGTTTAAAATGGTTCAGACGGCCTATCAAATGGAGCCGGAAAGCGCAGCCATTAATGATAGTGTAGGCTGGGCTTATTATCTTAAAGGTGATGCGCAAATGGCGCTTCCATATATCCAATATGCCTATGAAAAAGAACCTGAAGCCGAAGTTGCCGCGCATTTGGGCGAAGTCCTATGGACGCTTGGAGACCAAGATAAGGCCAAACAAATCTGGAATGACGGTTTGAAACGCGGAAGCAATCTCCGAGTATTAAAAGAGACAATGTCCAAATTTGGTATAACGTCCAGTAAACCGCATATTCAAAAACACAAATAAAACCAACAGGCCGTCTGAAAAGCGTTTGATTTCAGACGGCCTATGAAGGAATATCCATGAATTTAAAACAAATATCATCGGTTACAGCCTTATTGCTTTTGGCTGCCTGTGCGCAGCCAAACTTGCCTCAGCAAAACAGTTGGCAAGCGGCCGAACAGGTGCAGGATTTTAGCGCAGACGGTCGTTTGGCTGTCAAAGTGGAAGGCAAAGGCTCTTATGCCAATTTTGACTGGACTTATCAGAACGCGGTTCAAACCATTGATGTCAATACACCGTTGGGCAATACCGTAGGCCAGCTGTGTCAAGATAGCGAAGGCGTATTGGCAGTAGACAGTAAGGGTAAGGTTTATCAGGCGGAAACGGCTGAGGAATTGAGCAGACAGCTTTTAGGCTTTGCTTTGCCGGTTCAATATCTGCATATTTGGGCGGATGGTAAACGCGTTGCCAATGCGCCATACAAAATCCTGCCTGATGGCCGTCTGAAGCAGTTTGACTGGACAATATTGCGCACTTTAAATAGTTCAGGACAGCCGAAAACGCTTCAACTTGAGAATGCCAAGTTTAATATCCGCTTGGTGTTCGATACAGTAAATCACTCTTTGGATAAGAATGGACAAACCCGATGCGCAGCACGCAAATAGAGGATGCCATGTCTGTTTCAGAGGGAATTCAAGCCTTTCCTGCGCCGGCCAAATTAAATTTGGATTTGAGGATTACCGGCCGCAGGAGCGATGGTTATCATAATTTGGAAAGTATTTTCTGTTTGATCGGCTTATACGATACCGTTCATCTGAAAATGCGTACTGATGGGCAGATTATTCTGCATACGCCGATTGAAGGGCTTGAGCCCGAACAGGACTTGACTTATCGGGCGGCTAAATTATTGCTGCCATATGCAAGTGTGCCGCACGGCATTGAAATTTGGTTGGATAAAGTGATTCCGACCGGAGGCGGATTGGGCGGTGGAAGCTCTGATGCGGCCACAGTCTTAATGGTTTTAAACCGATGGTGGCAATGTGGTTTGAGCAGGCAGCAACTGATTGATTTAGGTGTAAGTCTTGGTGCGGATGTTCCTTTTTTTATTTTTGGCAGAAGTGCTTTTGCCAAAGGCGTAGGCGAGAAGCTGGCTGAAATAGATGTCCCTAAACAATGGTATGTTATCGTTAAGCCCCCCGTCCATGTGGCAACAGCTAAAATTTTTGCACATGAAGGCTTGACACGTGATTCCAAACCCAGCATAATGCCGACTTTCCAATCGTTACAGCCGTTTCAAAATGATATGCAGGCGGTTGTGTTTCAGGAATATCCTGAAGTTTGGAAGGCTTATGTTGAGTTATCCCAATATGGTTATACATTAATGACCGGTTCTGGAGCTTGTTTGTTTATAGCAAGTGCATCTCATCAAGAAGCAAATACAATTTACCAACAGGTTTCTCAATTATATGAAGCTTATTGTGTGGAAGGATTAGATATTCATCCGCTGTTTCATATGATTTAGTAAGTTGGGGAGTCGTCAAGCGGTTAAGACACTGGATTTTGATTCCAGCATGCGAAGGTTCGAATCCTTCCTCCCCAGCCAAACCCTTTGTTGGGGAGTCGTCAAGCGGTTAAGACACTGGATTTTGATTCCAGCATGCGAAGGTTCGAATCCTTCCTCCCCAGCCAACACCCTTTATTGGGGAGTCGTCAAGCGGTTAAGACACTGGATTTTGATTCCAGCATGCGAAGGTTCGAATCCTTCCTCCCCAGCCAAATAAAAGCGTGTAAGTTCTCTTACACGCTTTTTTACGCTAAGAACGAAATAACGCTGAAAAACTTTTTTTTACCCGTCTTTACGCGTATAATCGCGTAATTAGTGTCTTAGACATAGGGCAAAGGGAAGCGTAATGTTTTCTGCGCGTAAATCAAATTTAGAATCAGGTGAAGATATGGCCGCTTATGACAGTTTAATGGTGTTTACCGGTAATGCAAATCCGGAATTGGCGCAACGCGTTGTCAAACATTTGGATATTTCACTCGGTGAAGCCACCGTTTCCAAATTCTCTGATGGCGAAGTAGCCATTGAACTGTTGGAAAATGTGCGTGGTCGCGATGTGTTTATTTTGCAACCTACCTGTGCGCCAACCAATGACAACCTGATGGAAATTTTGACTATGGCCGATGCACTCAAACGTGCTTCTGCCGGTCGTATTACTGCCGCGATTCCTTACTTTGGCTATGCGCGTCAGGATCGCCGTCCTCGCTCTGTTCGTGTACCGATTTCTGCTAAATTGGTAGCGAATATGTTGTACTCAGCAGGTATCGACCGCGTATTGACTGTTGACTTGCATGCCGATCAAATTCAAGGTTTCTTCGATATTCCGGTAGATAATATTTATGCTACCCCGATTTTATTGAACGATATTAAACAACAACGTATCGACAATCTGACTGTTGTCAGCCCTGATATCGGTGGTGTTGTACGTGCACGTGCTGTTGCTAAATCTTTAAATGCTGATTTGGCCATTATTGATAAACGTCGTCCTAAAGCCAACGTGGCTGAAGTGATGAATATTATTGGTGATATTCAAGGCCGTACTTGCTTAATCGTAGATGATATGATCGATACGGCAAATACTTTGTGTAAAGCGGCTGTTGCCCTGAAAGAGCGCGGTGCGGATCGTGTACTGGCATACGCCAGCCATGCAGTATTCTCTGGCGAAGCAGTGAATAGAATTGCTTCTTCCGAAATTGACCAAGTAGTTGTGACAGATACGATTCCGTTGTCTGAAGCAGCTAAAAAATGTGAACGCATCCGTCAAGTTACCATTGCCGGTTTGCTGGCTGAAACGGTACGCCGTATCAGCAATGAAGAATCCGTCTCATATCTTTTCAATGAGGATGTGATGACTGGCGGCATGTTGCTGCCATAACCCGATGTCGTCTTAAGCTGGTCGCGGCCGATGACGACGATTTTATCTAAATTGGAGTATTAAACATGACTTACGAAATTCAAGCCTCTGTTCGCGAAGCCCAAGGCACTGGTGCGAGCCGCCGCCTGCGTCGCGAAGGCCAAATCCCTGGCATTCTGTACGGTGAAGGTCAAGAGCCTGTTGCTATCGCTGTAGACCACAAAACTGTATTCTACGCATTAGAAAAAGAATCTTTCCATACTGCTTTGATTAAACTGTCTTTGAACGCTGAAACTAAAGACGTTATCGTGCGTGACTTCCAAATGCACCCATTCCGTCGCGAAGTTCAACACATCGACTTCCAAGCTGTAAAAGCTGATCAACCTGTACGTATCCGCGTTCCTCTGCACATTGTTAACGCTGAAAACTCTCAAGCTGTTAAATTGCAAGGTGGCCGCGTATCTCTGTTGAACACTTCTGTTGAAGTAGTTGCTTTGCCTGCAAACATTCCTGCTTTCTTGGAGCTGGATTGTGCATCAGTAGTTGCCGGCGACATTCTGCACTTGTCAGACATCAAATTGCCAGAAGGTGTTGAAAGCGTTTCTCTGAAACGTAACGAAAACCTGGCTGTTGCTACTGTTACCGGTAAAAAACGCTAATCGGTAGTCAATATAAGAAAACCGTATCAGATTTATCTGATACGGTTTTTGTTTTGTATATAAAATCATTTGCTATAAAACTTGGGTAAACGTAACAGCATATGTACCTTATAAGATTGAAGCAATTTCATTGCGAAGTTTATTAAGAAAGCGTCCATGCCGTACCCATTGTGCAGCCGATTCATAATCCTGCTGTTTAAATGCTTGTTGCAAATCTTGATATAGATTGCTTTGTGTATTTTGGATTTCTTGATCCAATGCTCGGATGGCATCATGGTTTTGTTCCATCTGGGCATCAATTAATGTTTCCCGCCATTCCATTTGCTGCATGAGGAATTCTGGTGAAAACGAAGTATGTTCGGGTGCGTCAGTATCGATACCTCGCATTTTCAACAGGTATGCAGCACGGTCAATGGGATTTTTTAAGGTACGGTAGGCATCGTTGATGGTGGACGACATCATCACAGCCTGTTTTTGCTCGAAGGCTGATGCTGAAGCGAATTTGTCGGGATGGAAGTGGGCAGCCAAGGCGCGGTAGGTTTGATCCAAGTTTTCGGCGTCGATATTGAAAGCGGGTTCAAGCTGGAAGAGTGTGAAATATTGAGACATGGCGGGATAATTAATGTGAAATTTTCGGCAGAAGCCTGATTTTGCCTTATAATCCGCTAATTCTTAACCCAAAGGACTGAATATGAGCAATAAAGTGCAACACAATAAAGGCAAAATACGCGACAATGCTTTAAAAGCTTTAGTGAAATCCGATTTGTTCCGACACAAGGTAGAACGGAAAAGAAAAGGCAAAGGCAGCTACAACAGGCAGGAAGCGAAAAAATGGCGGGACGGTTTTGATACTGTCCCGCCATTTTTATGTCTTAAACGTGGAAGCTCTCGCCGCAGCCGCAAGAGTCTTTGACATTCGGGTTTTCAAATTTGAAACCTTCCTGCAAACCTTCTTTGGTGTAATCGACTTGAGTGCCGTCCAGATAAACCAAGCTTTTCGGGTCGATATAAATGCGCGCGCCGTGTTCTTCAAAAATCAGGTCGTCCTCGTTCGCTTCATCGACAAATTCAAGGTTGTATGCCATACCTGAGCAGCCGCTGGTTTTCACACCTAAGCGTACGCCCAAGCCTTTGCCGCGTTTGGTCAGGTAATTGTTGATGTATTTGGCTGCATTTTCTGTGATGGTAATCATGCTTCTTTCCTCATTTCGCAATTATTTTCTGTTTTGCCTGCTTTTTTATTTCAGACGGCATCTTGATTATCAGGCCGTCTGAAAACGCTGTTTTGCCCACTCTATTGCGGCGGCAATGGCAGCTTTAGCCTGCGAACTGTTTCTCCAACAGGTCTAGCCGGTCAATTTTGCGCCTTGTTCCAAAATGTCTTCCAAATCCGCTGCCGCCAGCGTGGCAACATCATCCAAACCCATTTGCTGCAAACGCTGCAATACGGTTTTGCCTATGCCTTTGACAGTAGAAGAAATCAGGCTTCTTCTTGGCTAAGTATAGTTTTTTCGTGTAGGCGTCTGTAAAGTTTAGCTAGGATGCAGTCTGCCTGAAACCATCGGGCTGAGAGAGAGCAAGCACGACATGGATGTTGGCGAGGCGTGTCA
This region of Neisseria subflava genomic DNA includes:
- a CDS encoding tetratricopeptide repeat protein, whose amino-acid sequence is MLFSPSRIRVAAAAVMMLFATQTFAAPGDSNAVFESAKIIKKKSRADRFSPEEREQERIRLLGIQNRTSQVFTLLNSELALQKGDAASALFTYILTLHRTKSPEVAERALEMAVSLNAFEQAEAIYQKWREIEPEPGEAQKRMTWLRNLLLGKADKNLSGLDKVIAGGSEDEQKRVFLLLAQTAAQQPNLTSDAVKQVHKTALNYKDFPEAAIADAIFSAKDGQKKHAIAALQRLAKLDNEILPPTFVTLRLMAQRHPDILDGFFKDTDTKTLSPIWQELDIANLIAHGQNNKAFKRLQTLLEENPNPDLYIQAALLSASKTENISAVNSYLEKAYKAGTEEQRSRAALIGAVSYNDAEDFAKAKQWLDKVTATAYTFDKTILAASIEAKQGNHKEAWALVQRAQKMPEQRGRYFEAGDLLNTALFVLSKNTNLQESLNALNSLVNSTEKSLKTQASPELLANVLYQRSMVYEKLNQPGKAIADLRRVVELYPDNPHGWNALGYTLLSNGKDLEEAFKMVQTAYQMEPESAAINDSVGWAYYLKGDAQMALPYIQYAYEKEPEAEVAAHLGEVLWTLGDQDKAKQIWNDGLKRGSNLRVLKETMSKFGITSSKPHIQKHK
- a CDS encoding ribose-phosphate pyrophosphokinase — translated: MAAYDSLMVFTGNANPELAQRVVKHLDISLGEATVSKFSDGEVAIELLENVRGRDVFILQPTCAPTNDNLMEILTMADALKRASAGRITAAIPYFGYARQDRRPRSVRVPISAKLVANMLYSAGIDRVLTVDLHADQIQGFFDIPVDNIYATPILLNDIKQQRIDNLTVVSPDIGGVVRARAVAKSLNADLAIIDKRRPKANVAEVMNIIGDIQGRTCLIVDDMIDTANTLCKAAVALKERGADRVLAYASHAVFSGEAVNRIASSEIDQVVVTDTIPLSEAAKKCERIRQVTIAGLLAETVRRISNEESVSYLFNEDVMTGGMLLP
- the cysG gene encoding siroheme synthase CysG yields the protein MSHYPLFADLRNRPVLLAGAGKVAERKAESLLSAGARVRVVAETLNPQFQQWADEGKIVWLGGLFEEAMLDEVYFVIAATDDGIFNRCVFEAAERRAKLCNTVDTADLCSFIVPAVVDRGSLKIAISSGGTAPVLARKWRQIIETLIPLHTGTMAHIAGKWREKVKQALNNVEQRRYFWEKLFDGRFGIFAAQNNIKAAERELITQLNRETPFGGEVVLVGAGPGDPGLLTIHALQAIQAADTVFYDALVSDEILAMVRKDAVKISVGKRAGAHHVQQEETNRLLVEHAQKGERVVRLKGGDPFVFGRGGEEVQTLHQAGVAYRIVPGITAALGATAYAGIPLTHRDCAQSALFVTGHSKHEGNQPDWQTLALSRQTLVIYMGTLKATEIAEKLMAYGRQPSTPVAVISNGTLHNQTVRTGRLKDLGLLAAEAERPALMVIGEVVALRDEMKWFGEFVECYEEAA
- a CDS encoding 50S ribosomal protein L25/general stress protein Ctc encodes the protein MTYEIQASVREAQGTGASRRLRREGQIPGILYGEGQEPVAIAVDHKTVFYALEKESFHTALIKLSLNAETKDVIVRDFQMHPFRREVQHIDFQAVKADQPVRIRVPLHIVNAENSQAVKLQGGRVSLLNTSVEVVALPANIPAFLELDCASVVAGDILHLSDIKLPEGVESVSLKRNENLAVATVTGKKR
- the ispE gene encoding 4-(cytidine 5'-diphospho)-2-C-methyl-D-erythritol kinase, with translation MSVSEGIQAFPAPAKLNLDLRITGRRSDGYHNLESIFCLIGLYDTVHLKMRTDGQIILHTPIEGLEPEQDLTYRAAKLLLPYASVPHGIEIWLDKVIPTGGGLGGGSSDAATVLMVLNRWWQCGLSRQQLIDLGVSLGADVPFFIFGRSAFAKGVGEKLAEIDVPKQWYVIVKPPVHVATAKIFAHEGLTRDSKPSIMPTFQSLQPFQNDMQAVVFQEYPEVWKAYVELSQYGYTLMTGSGACLFIASASHQEANTIYQQVSQLYEAYCVEGLDIHPLFHMI
- a CDS encoding CoA pyrophosphatase; this translates as MNTDHLIHFLTQASHFSSRMQAERNQLVTAHTVKEAAVLVGIVLHEGAWQILLTKRAETLRQHTGQIAFAGGRKDTQDDSLTATALREAYEETAIPIAAWQTFAPLPFYDTPSGYRVTPVPAICTQPVNPKANPDEVAEIFYLPLDFALNLQNYTFRQLHHNNQTLALPALPFRHYDIWGLTAIILYGLAERYQQYCQAFK
- the hscB gene encoding Fe-S protein assembly co-chaperone HscB, which produces MSQYFTLFQLEPAFNIDAENLDQTYRALAAHFHPDKFASASAFEQKQAVMMSSTINDAYRTLKNPIDRAAYLLKMRGIDTDAPEHTSFSPEFLMQQMEWRETLIDAQMEQNHDAIRALDQEIQNTQSNLYQDLQQAFKQQDYESAAQWVRHGRFLNKLRNEIASIL
- the lolB gene encoding lipoprotein insertase outer membrane protein LolB, which produces MNLKQISSVTALLLLAACAQPNLPQQNSWQAAEQVQDFSADGRLAVKVEGKGSYANFDWTYQNAVQTIDVNTPLGNTVGQLCQDSEGVLAVDSKGKVYQAETAEELSRQLLGFALPVQYLHIWADGKRVANAPYKILPDGRLKQFDWTILRTLNSSGQPKTLQLENAKFNIRLVFDTVNHSLDKNGQTRCAARK
- a CDS encoding alternative ribosome-rescue factor A, which produces MSNKVQHNKGKIRDNALKALVKSDLFRHKVERKRKGKGSYNRQEAKKWRDGFDTVPPFLCLKRGSSRRSRKSL
- the iscA gene encoding iron-sulfur cluster assembly protein IscA, which produces MITITENAAKYINNYLTKRGKGLGVRLGVKTSGCSGMAYNLEFVDEANEDDLIFEEHGARIYIDPKSLVYLDGTQVDYTKEGLQEGFKFENPNVKDSCGCGESFHV